The following coding sequences lie in one Spirosoma sp. KUDC1026 genomic window:
- a CDS encoding DUF1080 domain-containing protein translates to MRHFLLLITLVLNTTLALAQSTKAGEWIELFNGKNLNDWKVKITGHPLGDNYNNTFRVEDGKMVVRYDQYDAFDEQYGHIFYKNPFSAYLLVMEYRFVGEQVKGGPGWAIRNSGAMLHGQAPETMGLQQDFPISMEMQLLGGDGQHERHTGNLCTPGTNVVLNGKLFTPHCIDSKSKTYPANQWVRAEALVLGDSLINHIVEGDTVLTYEKPQIGGGNVIHYDPAVKKDGQLLKSGYISLQSESHPVEFRRVSLFDLSPYMNKPKQLQAVLRELQNRKKK, encoded by the coding sequence ATGCGACATTTTCTGTTACTCATTACGCTTGTTCTCAATACAACGCTGGCGCTGGCCCAGTCTACAAAAGCCGGAGAATGGATTGAACTCTTTAACGGCAAAAACCTGAACGACTGGAAAGTCAAAATAACGGGCCACCCGCTGGGCGACAACTACAACAATACGTTCCGGGTTGAGGACGGAAAAATGGTAGTACGTTACGATCAGTACGACGCTTTTGACGAACAGTACGGCCACATTTTTTACAAAAATCCATTTTCGGCTTACCTCCTGGTTATGGAGTACCGGTTCGTGGGGGAGCAGGTGAAAGGCGGTCCCGGCTGGGCCATTCGGAATAGTGGTGCCATGCTGCATGGGCAAGCCCCCGAAACGATGGGTCTCCAGCAGGATTTTCCCATTTCGATGGAAATGCAGCTATTGGGTGGTGATGGTCAGCACGAGCGGCATACGGGCAACCTGTGCACTCCCGGCACGAACGTAGTGCTCAACGGTAAACTCTTTACGCCACACTGCATCGACTCCAAATCGAAAACCTACCCCGCCAATCAGTGGGTTCGTGCCGAAGCGCTGGTGCTGGGCGATTCGCTGATCAACCATATTGTTGAAGGAGACACGGTGCTGACCTACGAAAAGCCGCAGATCGGGGGCGGTAACGTTATTCACTACGACCCGGCCGTCAAGAAAGACGGTCAGTTGCTCAAAAGTGGCTATATCTCGTTGCAAAGTGAAAGCCATCCGGTCGAGTTCCGTCGGGTTTCCCTGTTTGATCTGTCTCCGTATATGAACAAGCCAAAGCAGTTGCAGGCTGTCTTGCGGGAGTTGCAGAACCGGAAGAAAAAGTAA
- a CDS encoding 50S ribosomal protein L25/general stress protein Ctc, with the protein MEKIEIVGYQRANLGRAESQAIRAEGNVPCVLYGGNEQVHFYAPAILFRELVYTPNVYEVQLNIEGVEYRAILQETQFHPVSDVLLHADFLQVTDDKAVKVAVPVRLVGTAPGVQKGGKLVTRVRKLRVKGKVADIPNYIDVDVSSLDLGKSVRVGQIPVSNIELLEAASNPVASIEIPRALRGTVKA; encoded by the coding sequence ATGGAAAAAATCGAGATTGTAGGGTATCAACGAGCGAATCTCGGCCGTGCGGAATCGCAAGCTATTCGGGCCGAGGGTAATGTTCCATGCGTTCTGTACGGTGGAAACGAACAAGTGCATTTCTATGCACCGGCTATCCTGTTCCGGGAGCTGGTTTACACGCCAAACGTGTATGAAGTTCAGCTGAACATCGAAGGCGTCGAATACCGGGCGATTCTTCAGGAAACCCAGTTCCACCCAGTAAGCGACGTGCTGCTGCATGCTGACTTTCTGCAGGTAACTGACGACAAAGCCGTTAAAGTAGCCGTTCCAGTACGACTGGTTGGTACGGCTCCTGGCGTACAGAAAGGGGGTAAGTTGGTTACCCGCGTTCGGAAACTGCGCGTAAAAGGTAAAGTAGCTGATATCCCAAACTATATCGACGTTGACGTGTCGAGCCTGGATTTGGGCAAATCAGTTCGTGTTGGTCAGATTCCGGTATCGAACATCGAACTGCTGGAAGCTGCCTCTAACCCGGTTGCCAGCATTGAAATTCCACGTGCACTGCGTGGTACGGTCAAAGCATAA
- a CDS encoding ribose-phosphate pyrophosphokinase, producing the protein MASFNPVKIFSGSQSNYLAEKIAHHYGKELGGYTCRRFSDGEMSPSFEESIRGCDVFLIQSTPPPGDNLMELLLMVDAARRASAHYVTVVIPYFGYARQDRKDKPRVSIAAKLVANMLAASGVDRLMTIDLHAGQIQGFFDFPVDHLEGTSVFVPYIRSLELDNLVIASPDVGGANRARTFAKHFNADIVLCDKHRKRANEIASMQVIGDVEGANVVLVDDLIDTGGTMAKAAQIILDKGAKSVRAVCTHPIMSGKAHDTIASSVLEELVVSDSLPVRQMNPKIRVLSVAELFAKAIGRIRDHESISSLFIRS; encoded by the coding sequence ATGGCTTCATTCAATCCAGTAAAAATTTTCTCGGGTAGCCAGTCTAACTATCTGGCCGAAAAGATTGCTCACCACTACGGAAAAGAGTTGGGCGGTTATACCTGTCGTCGGTTCAGCGACGGCGAGATGTCGCCCAGTTTTGAGGAATCAATCCGGGGCTGCGACGTTTTTCTGATTCAATCAACACCTCCTCCGGGCGACAACCTGATGGAGTTGCTGCTAATGGTGGATGCCGCACGCCGGGCATCGGCTCACTACGTAACGGTGGTTATTCCGTATTTTGGCTACGCCCGTCAGGACCGGAAAGACAAGCCACGTGTGTCGATTGCCGCTAAACTGGTGGCCAACATGCTGGCAGCTTCGGGCGTCGATCGGCTGATGACGATCGATCTGCACGCGGGTCAGATTCAGGGCTTCTTCGATTTTCCGGTCGACCATCTGGAAGGTACATCGGTGTTCGTGCCGTACATCCGCAGCCTGGAACTGGACAACCTTGTCATTGCCTCGCCGGATGTGGGCGGAGCCAACCGGGCGCGAACCTTTGCCAAGCATTTTAATGCCGACATCGTGCTCTGCGACAAGCACCGGAAGCGGGCCAACGAGATTGCCTCAATGCAGGTGATCGGGGACGTAGAAGGGGCTAACGTCGTGCTGGTCGATGACCTGATCGACACGGGCGGTACGATGGCGAAAGCGGCCCAGATCATTCTGGACAAAGGAGCCAAATCGGTGCGGGCGGTTTGTACGCACCCCATCATGTCGGGCAAAGCGCACGACACCATTGCCAGTTCCGTTCTGGAAGAACTGGTCGTTTCGGATTCGTTGCCAGTACGGCAGATGAACCCCAAAATCAGAGTATTATCCGTAGCAGAACTGTTTGCAAAGGCCATTGGCCGGATTCGGGATCACGAGTCTATCAGTTCGCTGTTCATACGGTCCTAA
- a CDS encoding phosphatase PAP2 family protein yields MRETLNQLDTDLFLWLNGLNAPWLDTLMIWVTERNHWFPFYAVLVFWLIYRFRKLAIGLILTIISAVALGDQLSSSLFKPWVHRLRPCHTPGVQEKIHHILGCGGQFSFVSSHAATTFALATILWLLLGDRYPWLRWVFLWATVVTYSRIYVGVHYPLDVLAGTGIGVFSGWICMRLYHRTPSRFQIASPERI; encoded by the coding sequence ATGCGCGAAACGCTTAATCAACTCGATACCGACTTATTTCTGTGGCTGAACGGTCTCAATGCCCCCTGGCTCGATACCCTCATGATCTGGGTTACCGAGCGTAACCACTGGTTTCCGTTCTATGCCGTGCTGGTTTTCTGGCTCATCTACCGCTTCCGTAAACTGGCCATCGGGTTGATTCTTACCATTATTAGTGCCGTAGCCCTGGGTGATCAACTGTCGTCATCCCTGTTCAAACCCTGGGTCCACCGGCTGCGGCCCTGCCATACGCCCGGCGTTCAGGAGAAAATTCACCACATTCTAGGCTGTGGGGGGCAGTTTAGCTTTGTGTCTTCCCACGCGGCTACTACGTTCGCGCTGGCCACAATTCTCTGGCTCCTGCTGGGAGATCGGTACCCCTGGCTGCGCTGGGTATTTTTGTGGGCCACCGTAGTTACGTACAGTCGGATTTACGTAGGCGTCCATTATCCGCTCGACGTATTAGCCGGTACGGGAATTGGTGTTTTTTCGGGCTGGATTTGTATGCGCTTATACCATCGAACGCCCTCTCGTTTTCAGATTGCGTCGCCGGAGAGGATCTAA
- a CDS encoding helix-turn-helix domain-containing protein: MEKAKELLASSSLSVSEITFYPGFKHAPSFNRFFKQKTSETPLAFRQSFN; the protein is encoded by the coding sequence CTGGAGAAAGCCAAAGAGCTACTGGCTTCGTCCAGCCTGTCTGTCAGCGAGATTACCTTTTATCCGGGCTTCAAACACGCGCCGTCGTTCAACCGCTTTTTCAAACAAAAAACCAGCGAAACCCCGTTAGCTTTCCGGCAATCGTTCAACTGA
- a CDS encoding acyltransferase, with amino-acid sequence MQKEHLAWVDLLRIIACLLVVISHSCDPFVGQFDNNRAEFLTGALVGSFVRPCVPLFVMISGVLLLPVRLDMTTFYARRAKRLIIPFVFWSMMLPVLYYLYVNSGVRIISPNIIATDYKLENTIQKLFAFLFNFNYATTALWYVYMLIGLYFFLPIVSAWLSQASQRDIWWFLGFWIISMCLPYVQMMAPIIGYPGERGLLGVCDWNPYGTFYYFSGFLGYLVLAHYLIRYPLNWSWSRTLSVGISLFLIGYAVTSAGFILTQKSFPGSYAALEIPWYFSGINVFMMTFSVFIILQKVNVRSSPLLTKAAALTFGVYLSHFFFVQVGYDLIYPAVDVPTIVKILMIALFAFSVSLLLIWLMSLNKFTRKVIM; translated from the coding sequence ATGCAGAAAGAGCACCTGGCCTGGGTTGATCTCCTACGAATAATTGCTTGTTTGCTGGTTGTCATCTCGCATTCCTGCGATCCTTTTGTGGGGCAGTTTGATAATAACCGCGCCGAATTTCTGACCGGTGCGCTCGTCGGCAGTTTTGTTCGTCCCTGCGTACCGCTGTTTGTTATGATCTCGGGGGTACTACTTCTGCCCGTCAGACTCGACATGACCACCTTTTACGCCCGACGGGCTAAACGACTCATTATCCCCTTTGTATTCTGGTCGATGATGCTGCCGGTGCTGTATTATCTCTACGTCAACTCCGGCGTCAGGATCATCAGCCCCAACATTATCGCAACTGATTACAAGCTGGAAAATACGATTCAGAAACTCTTTGCCTTTCTGTTCAACTTCAATTACGCGACCACAGCACTCTGGTACGTCTATATGCTGATTGGTCTGTATTTTTTCCTGCCTATTGTCAGCGCCTGGCTTAGTCAGGCATCCCAGCGTGATATCTGGTGGTTTCTGGGCTTCTGGATCATCAGTATGTGCCTGCCCTACGTACAGATGATGGCGCCCATTATCGGCTACCCCGGTGAACGGGGACTGCTGGGCGTCTGTGACTGGAATCCATATGGCACATTCTATTATTTCTCCGGATTTCTGGGTTATCTGGTTCTGGCTCACTATCTGATCCGGTATCCACTCAACTGGAGCTGGAGTCGTACGCTTTCGGTAGGGATTTCCCTATTCCTGATCGGCTACGCCGTTACGTCGGCGGGCTTTATCCTGACCCAGAAATCCTTTCCGGGCAGCTACGCAGCCCTAGAAATTCCCTGGTATTTCTCAGGCATCAACGTCTTTATGATGACGTTCTCTGTTTTTATCATCCTTCAGAAAGTCAATGTTCGGTCGTCGCCCCTGCTAACGAAGGCAGCTGCGCTTACGTTCGGCGTTTACCTATCCCACTTCTTCTTCGTGCAGGTGGGGTATGACCTGATTTACCCGGCGGTAGACGTGCCCACGATTGTCAAAATTCTGATGATCGCTCTGTTTGCATTCAGCGTATCGCTGCTGCTGATCTGGCTGATGAGTCTCAATAAATTCACCCGAAAAGTCATTATGTGA
- a CDS encoding ketopantoate reductase family protein has translation MTYLIIGAGGTGGLIGGYLAKAGKGVTLVARGTHLHAIQQKGLTIRTYGEPPFTVGTIRAVSEAELNAETFDVVFVCVKAYSLPDIVPMLRSVSRADTLIIPILNSLEAGNFLRIALPDYQVYDGCVYLTGYVSAPGEVSQNNKIFRIVYGLNHPDARNQQLRERMEGDVRESGIGILYSSTITSDIFKKLTFTSAFACAAAYDNKQAADLQQPGTFRELFKTLLQELDALAKGANLKINASIVDDNLAILDSLSPDFTASIQKDLKQGKPDEREQLIFDIVRLAQKHNVDVPEYRRIAGYFGLGD, from the coding sequence ATGACGTATTTAATCATTGGTGCCGGCGGAACCGGTGGGTTGATCGGTGGTTACCTGGCGAAGGCCGGAAAGGGCGTAACACTGGTTGCGCGGGGAACGCATCTGCACGCTATTCAGCAGAAAGGCTTGACGATCCGAACGTATGGCGAGCCGCCGTTTACGGTCGGCACAATCCGGGCGGTGTCGGAAGCGGAGCTCAATGCCGAAACCTTCGATGTGGTTTTTGTCTGTGTAAAAGCGTACAGCCTACCCGACATTGTTCCGATGCTACGTAGCGTCAGCCGGGCCGATACGCTCATCATCCCCATTCTAAACTCACTCGAAGCGGGCAACTTCCTGCGGATTGCCCTACCGGATTATCAGGTGTACGATGGTTGTGTGTACCTAACCGGCTACGTATCGGCGCCGGGCGAGGTGAGCCAGAACAACAAGATATTCCGGATTGTGTATGGGCTGAATCACCCCGATGCTCGTAACCAGCAACTGCGTGAACGGATGGAGGGCGACGTTCGGGAGAGCGGCATCGGGATCCTGTACAGCTCGACCATCACGAGCGACATCTTCAAAAAGCTGACTTTTACATCAGCCTTTGCCTGCGCGGCTGCCTACGATAACAAGCAGGCCGCCGATTTACAGCAACCGGGTACGTTTCGGGAGCTATTCAAAACCTTACTGCAGGAACTGGACGCACTGGCGAAAGGAGCGAACCTGAAAATAAATGCCAGTATCGTGGATGACAACCTCGCTATTCTGGACAGCCTGTCCCCCGATTTTACGGCGTCCATTCAGAAAGACCTGAAACAGGGCAAACCAGACGAACGCGAACAACTCATCTTCGACATCGTCCGACTCGCCCAGAAACACAACGTCGACGTACCGGAGTACAGACGGATCGCGGGGTATTTTGGGTTAGGGGACTAG
- a CDS encoding putative toxin-antitoxin system toxin component, PIN family has product MPRKKHRVIIDTNLWISFLLTKDLSKIDLLFNDGAITLLFSQELLDEFLEVAWRPKLRKYFTTNNLQNLLMLIRGKADFVVVTSSVELCRDHKDNFLLALAVDGKASHLITGDKDLLSLGSVGPTQILTIAEYLSGL; this is encoded by the coding sequence ATGCCAAGAAAAAAGCATAGGGTTATCATCGATACTAATCTTTGGATCAGCTTCTTGTTGACGAAGGATTTATCTAAAATCGATCTTTTGTTCAATGACGGAGCCATTACACTACTATTCAGTCAGGAACTTCTGGACGAATTTCTTGAAGTCGCTTGGCGGCCAAAACTCCGGAAATATTTCACTACAAATAACCTACAGAATTTACTGATGCTAATTAGGGGTAAGGCTGATTTTGTTGTTGTTACCTCATCCGTAGAACTATGTCGAGACCACAAAGACAATTTTTTGTTGGCTTTAGCTGTCGATGGGAAAGCATCACATCTCATTACTGGCGACAAAGACTTACTTTCTTTAGGAAGTGTTGGTCCGACCCAAATTCTAACAATAGCCGAATACCTATCAGGCCTATAG
- a CDS encoding sugar phosphate isomerase/epimerase family protein: protein MLNLGFASAILADYDLTNVLKFASEHRFKCVEIMCWPADNSDARRYAGVTHIDVDNLDVAQVNALVQQYGVSISGLGYYPNPLDPDPAKAEFFREHIKKIIRAAAKLNVPVVNTFIGRNPSLNITDNLKLYAEHWPAIVKVAEENNVKLGIENCPMWFTDDEWPGGKNLATTPAIWDRMFEIIPSPILGLNYDPSHMIWQMMDEVRPIYDYRDRLHHIHLKDVKLYRDKLNRVGIMANPLEYHSPKLPGLGDVRWRDFFAALTDVRYRGPVCIEVEDKAYEGSPEDVQTAILTARNYLGQFLVL from the coding sequence ATGCTCAACCTTGGCTTTGCGTCGGCGATCCTGGCCGATTATGATTTAACTAACGTTCTGAAATTTGCTTCCGAACACCGTTTCAAGTGCGTCGAAATAATGTGCTGGCCCGCCGATAACAGCGACGCACGTCGGTATGCAGGCGTTACCCATATCGATGTTGATAACCTGGACGTAGCGCAGGTAAACGCGCTGGTTCAGCAGTATGGCGTGTCGATTTCCGGGCTGGGTTATTACCCAAATCCACTCGATCCCGATCCGGCAAAAGCTGAATTTTTCCGGGAGCACATCAAGAAGATCATCCGGGCCGCGGCCAAACTGAACGTACCGGTCGTCAATACGTTCATTGGCCGGAACCCGTCGCTGAATATTACCGACAACCTGAAGCTCTACGCCGAACACTGGCCCGCCATCGTGAAGGTTGCCGAAGAAAACAACGTAAAGCTCGGCATCGAAAACTGCCCGATGTGGTTCACGGACGACGAGTGGCCGGGCGGCAAAAACCTGGCAACGACACCCGCCATCTGGGACCGGATGTTCGAGATCATCCCCTCGCCCATTCTGGGCCTCAACTACGATCCCAGCCACATGATTTGGCAGATGATGGACGAGGTAAGACCCATCTACGACTACCGCGACCGGCTGCACCATATTCACTTAAAAGACGTAAAGCTCTACCGCGACAAGCTGAACCGCGTGGGTATTATGGCGAACCCACTGGAGTACCATTCACCCAAGCTCCCCGGTCTGGGCGACGTGCGCTGGCGCGACTTCTTTGCCGCCCTGACCGACGTTCGCTACCGGGGCCCGGTTTGTATTGAGGTAGAAGACAAAGCCTACGAAGGCAGCCCAGAAGATGTACAGACCGCTATCCTGACGGCTCGTAATTATTTAGGGCAGTTTTTGGTTTTGTAG
- the trpS gene encoding tryptophan--tRNA ligase — MSRILTGIQSSGRPHLGNILGAIKPAIDLSKQPGNESFLFIADLHSLTTIKDGDQRREFIRAVAATWLAFGLDTEKNTFWRQSRVAEHTELCWYLNCFTPFPMLNNATSFKEKSDKYSAVNAGLFVYPVLQAADILLYDAEIIPVGKDQRQHIEMTRDIASAFNHQYNDEVFVLPEARIDDRLMTIPGIDGQKMSKSYNNYIDLFLPENELWKVIKKIKSDSTPLEEPKNPDTDITFQLYSLLASDEQVAEMRRLYEGGNYGYGMAKKALYELILDRFATERERFNYYMHENPDALEAELQAGEEKARAVAKQTIQRVREKLGFN, encoded by the coding sequence ATGTCACGCATTTTAACTGGTATTCAGAGTAGTGGGCGGCCGCACCTGGGGAATATCCTGGGGGCTATTAAACCAGCGATTGATCTCTCGAAACAACCCGGCAATGAGTCGTTTCTGTTCATTGCCGATCTTCATTCACTAACCACCATCAAAGACGGCGATCAGCGTCGGGAGTTTATCCGCGCCGTAGCCGCCACCTGGCTCGCCTTTGGTCTCGACACCGAAAAGAATACGTTCTGGCGGCAGTCACGCGTAGCGGAGCATACTGAATTGTGCTGGTATCTGAACTGCTTTACGCCGTTTCCGATGCTCAACAACGCGACGTCGTTCAAGGAGAAATCGGATAAGTACAGCGCTGTCAACGCGGGCTTATTTGTCTATCCGGTGTTGCAGGCGGCTGATATTCTGCTGTACGATGCCGAAATCATTCCGGTTGGCAAAGACCAGCGGCAGCACATCGAAATGACCCGCGACATTGCCAGCGCGTTCAATCACCAGTATAACGATGAGGTTTTTGTTCTGCCCGAAGCCCGAATCGACGACCGGCTGATGACCATTCCCGGCATCGACGGCCAGAAGATGAGTAAGTCGTACAATAACTATATCGACCTCTTTCTGCCCGAGAATGAGTTATGGAAGGTGATCAAAAAGATCAAGTCTGACTCCACCCCACTCGAAGAACCTAAAAATCCGGATACCGACATTACGTTCCAGTTGTATTCGTTACTGGCGTCGGATGAGCAGGTGGCCGAGATGCGTCGGTTGTATGAAGGCGGTAACTACGGGTACGGCATGGCTAAAAAAGCCCTTTACGAATTGATTCTTGATCGCTTTGCGACAGAGCGCGAACGATTCAATTATTACATGCACGAAAATCCCGATGCCCTGGAAGCTGAGCTGCAAGCTGGCGAAGAAAAAGCCCGCGCTGTAGCCAAGCAAACCATTCAGCGAGTACGGGAGAAACTAGGGTTTAATTAA
- a CDS encoding NADP-dependent malic enzyme translates to MQQKIRREDALDYHAKGRPGKLEVVPTKEYSTQRDLSLAYSPGVAEPCLAIEANPDDAFKYTAKGNLVAVISNGTAVLGLGDIGAQASKPVMEGKGLLFKIYADIDVFDIELSTKDVDEFTRTVKILEPTFGGVNLEDIKAPECFAIEEKLKKELNIPIMHDDQHGTAIVSGAALLNALEIVDKKIEETKIVFMGAGAAAISCARQYVALGAKQENIVMFDVNGPLRTDRTDLTDITRPFATSRDIQSIADAFDGADVFVGLSKGNIISQDLIRSMAKDAIVFAMANPNPEISYDDAMAARPDIIMATGRSDYPNQVNNVLGFPYIFRGALDVRATEINEEMKLAATYALAELAKKSVPDIVNRAYGDANLMFGRTYILPKPVDPRLLTSVAPAVARAAMESGVARQPIADWDAYEQQLARRIGQDNQISRGILNLAKANPKRVVFADAENIKVLKAAQQVRDEGIATPILLGNVETIQKLILDNSLDLGSISIIDPRAPEQSELIKRFGDVYFAKRQRKGVSAIEAEKMMYYRNYFGAMMVETGEADALISGLTRSYPDTIRPALQIIGKEPGVKKVAGMYILLTKRGPLFFSDTTVNFNPTAEEIVEITEMTARAVERFNIKPRIALVTYSNFGSAKGEDAEKMNKAVEILQRKHPDMIVDGEIQAHLAFDRELLKQNHPFSKLADEGANTLIFPNLSASNIAYNLMSETAGFDTIGPILLGINKPVYVLQLGSSEREIVNMVAIAVVEAQGK, encoded by the coding sequence ATGCAACAGAAAATCCGGCGCGAAGATGCTCTTGACTACCACGCCAAGGGACGTCCGGGGAAGCTTGAAGTAGTTCCCACGAAAGAATATAGTACACAGCGCGACCTTTCCCTGGCTTATTCACCGGGCGTAGCGGAGCCCTGTCTGGCCATCGAAGCCAATCCCGACGATGCGTTTAAGTACACCGCCAAAGGCAACCTGGTCGCCGTAATCAGCAACGGTACCGCCGTGCTGGGTTTGGGTGATATTGGGGCCCAGGCCAGTAAGCCCGTCATGGAAGGAAAAGGCCTGCTTTTCAAAATTTACGCCGACATCGACGTATTTGATATTGAGTTGAGTACCAAAGACGTTGACGAATTCACCCGCACTGTCAAGATTCTGGAACCCACCTTCGGCGGAGTTAACCTGGAAGACATCAAAGCGCCCGAGTGCTTCGCCATCGAGGAGAAGCTGAAGAAAGAGCTGAACATTCCGATCATGCACGACGACCAGCATGGCACGGCTATCGTGAGTGGAGCCGCCCTGCTGAACGCCCTGGAGATCGTCGACAAAAAGATCGAAGAAACAAAGATTGTCTTCATGGGGGCCGGCGCGGCTGCCATTTCCTGCGCACGCCAGTACGTAGCGTTGGGGGCCAAGCAGGAGAACATCGTGATGTTCGACGTAAACGGACCGTTACGGACGGACCGTACGGACCTCACCGACATTACCCGCCCGTTTGCCACGAGCCGCGACATTCAGTCGATTGCCGACGCGTTTGACGGGGCCGACGTATTCGTGGGTCTGTCGAAAGGCAACATCATCAGCCAGGACCTGATCCGGTCGATGGCGAAGGACGCCATTGTCTTCGCGATGGCAAACCCGAATCCAGAGATCAGCTACGACGATGCAATGGCTGCCCGTCCCGACATCATCATGGCAACGGGTCGCTCAGACTATCCGAACCAGGTGAACAACGTACTCGGTTTCCCCTACATTTTCCGGGGCGCACTGGACGTTCGGGCCACGGAGATCAACGAGGAAATGAAGCTGGCCGCTACGTATGCGCTGGCCGAACTGGCTAAGAAATCCGTTCCGGATATTGTAAACCGGGCCTACGGCGATGCCAATCTGATGTTTGGTCGTACATACATTCTGCCCAAACCCGTCGATCCACGCCTGCTGACGAGCGTAGCACCAGCCGTGGCCAGAGCTGCTATGGAATCGGGGGTAGCCCGGCAGCCCATTGCAGACTGGGACGCCTACGAGCAGCAGCTCGCCCGGCGCATTGGTCAGGACAATCAGATTTCGCGCGGTATCCTGAACCTGGCAAAAGCGAACCCCAAACGGGTTGTTTTTGCGGATGCCGAAAACATCAAAGTACTGAAGGCAGCGCAGCAGGTCCGCGACGAAGGGATTGCCACCCCTATCCTGCTGGGTAACGTCGAAACGATTCAGAAGCTGATTCTGGACAACAGTCTCGACCTGGGCAGCATTTCGATTATTGATCCGCGCGCTCCCGAGCAAAGCGAACTCATCAAGCGATTCGGTGATGTGTACTTTGCCAAGCGGCAGCGTAAAGGCGTGAGCGCCATCGAAGCCGAGAAAATGATGTACTATCGCAACTATTTCGGCGCGATGATGGTCGAAACGGGCGAAGCTGATGCACTGATCTCGGGGCTGACCCGTAGCTACCCGGATACGATACGTCCGGCGCTGCAGATCATCGGAAAAGAGCCGGGCGTGAAAAAAGTAGCCGGTATGTATATCCTGCTGACCAAACGTGGTCCGTTGTTCTTCTCCGATACCACCGTTAACTTCAACCCGACGGCGGAAGAGATTGTGGAGATTACCGAAATGACGGCCCGTGCGGTAGAACGCTTCAACATCAAACCCCGCATTGCGCTGGTGACGTATTCCAACTTTGGCAGTGCCAAGGGTGAGGACGCGGAGAAAATGAATAAAGCCGTCGAGATTCTGCAACGGAAACATCCCGATATGATCGTGGATGGTGAAATTCAGGCCCACTTAGCATTTGACCGGGAGTTACTGAAACAGAACCATCCGTTCAGCAAACTAGCCGACGAGGGTGCCAATACGTTAATCTTCCCGAACCTCTCGGCGTCGAACATTGCGTATAACCTCATGTCCGAAACGGCGGGCTTCGATACGATCGGGCCCATTCTGCTCGGTATAAACAAACCTGTGTACGTCCTCCAGCTCGGCTCGTCCGAACGCGAAATTGTCAACATGGTTGCCATCGCCGTCGTGGAAGCGCAGGGGAAATAA
- a CDS encoding hotdog fold thioesterase codes for MKADFDLTNLAFTHVDSLVKHLGIEFTEAGEGYLTARMPVDGRTHQPFGILHGGASVVLAESLGSVASWMLLDDPKTQQAVGLEINANHIRPVRSGWVYGRCTPIHTGRTTHIWDVRITDEADKLVCISRLTVAIVSRQ; via the coding sequence ATGAAAGCCGATTTTGATCTGACCAACCTTGCCTTCACGCATGTCGACTCGCTCGTGAAACACTTAGGTATCGAATTTACCGAAGCGGGTGAAGGCTATCTGACTGCCCGTATGCCCGTCGACGGCCGAACTCACCAACCCTTTGGTATTCTTCACGGTGGGGCCTCGGTCGTGCTGGCTGAATCGCTGGGGAGCGTGGCTTCCTGGATGCTGCTCGATGATCCGAAAACGCAGCAGGCCGTTGGCCTGGAAATCAACGCCAACCACATTCGCCCGGTACGTAGCGGCTGGGTGTATGGCCGCTGTACGCCCATTCATACGGGCCGGACTACCCACATCTGGGACGTGCGGATTACCGACGAAGCCGACAAACTCGTCTGCATCAGCCGACTGACGGTTGCTATCGTTAGTCGCCAGTAA